Proteins encoded in a region of the Thunnus thynnus chromosome 8, fThuThy2.1, whole genome shotgun sequence genome:
- the ifi44g gene encoding interferon-induced protein 44 isoform X1, with amino-acid sequence MSTKNIVFSSCVRRKKTRENNSREGSFTSFSLGNPITTTPLSQVLLAKEVHKADTLSTVTNISSTESEESKPSFTFSAVQPKLESQWREVDWTEEQRTSLMKTISSHRPSCEEVTQTRVLLLGPVSSGKSSFISSVQSVFNGRVTNRAMVGCSSTSFTKKLQSFNIRGQKGEDPIGLVLCDIMGLGDGEMTGLTLHDILSVIKGHVPEGHKFSPDQPVRSETSGYVKRPSLKDKIQCVAFVVDASKISTYPKGLSTTFQQLREHISDLGVHQVALLTHVDKICSETAKDVTQVYESRIIRDMMGKAAALLGMSTSYIVPVKNYSSELDLDVNTDVLLLSAVDHILQYADLYFQDNTQNTGLKPDFY; translated from the exons ATGAG TacaaaaaatatagttttttcaAGTTGTGTGAGGAGAAAGAAGACGCGGGAGAATAACAGCAGAGAGGGAAG TTTTACCAGCTTTAGTTTGGGGAATCCCATAACCACAACTCCTTTATCCCAAGTTTTACTGGCCAAGGAAGTGCACAAGGCAGATACTCTCAGCACAGTTACAAACATCAGTTCAACAGAGAGTGAGGAGAGCAAACCTTCATTTACATTCTCAG CAGTTCAGCCAAAGTTGGAATCTCAATGGAGAGAAGTGGATTGGACAGAAGA GCAAAGGACGAGCCTGATGAAGACGATCAGCTCCCACAGACCGAGCTGTGAGGAGGTGACTCAGACTCGGGTTCTCCTCCTGGGCCCGGTCAGTTCTGGAAAGTCCAGCTTCATCAGTTCAGTCCAGTCTGTGTTTAATGGAAGAGTCACCAACCGGGCCATGGTGGGCTGCTCCTCAACCAGCTTCACCAAGAAG CTACAGTCCTTCAACATCCGTGGTCAGAAGGGAGAGGATCCTATTGGACTGGTGCTGTGTGATATTATGGGCCTGGGTGATGGAGAAATGACTGGACTGACTCTCCATGACATCCTGTCTGTCATTAAAGGCCATGTACCTGAGGGACACAAG TTTAGCCCAGATCAGCCAGTGAGGTCAGAGACTTCTGGCTATGTGAAGAGGCCAAGTCTTAAAGACAAGATCCAATGTGTGGCCTTTGTGGTGGATGCCTCCAAAATCTCGACCTACCCCAAAGGCCTCAGCACCACTTTCCAACAGCTCCGAGAGCACATCAGTGACCTGG gtGTTCACCAGGTGGCTCTGCTGACCCACGTAGACAAGATTTGTTCAGAAACGGCCAAAGATGTCACCCAGGTTTACGAGAGCCGCATCATTCGGGACATG atgGGTAAAGCTGCAGCTCTATTGGGTATGTCCACCTCCTACATCGTCCCGGTGAAGAACTACTCATCAGAGTTGGACCTGGATGTGAACACTGATGTGCTTCTGCTTAGTGCTGTCGACCACATCCTGCAGTATGCTGACCTGTATTTCCAGGacaatacacaaaacacagggCTAAAGCCAGATTTTTACTGA
- the ifi44g gene encoding interferon-induced protein 44 isoform X3, with the protein MSTKNIVFSSCVRRKKTRENNSREGSFTSFSLGNPITTTPLSQVLLAKEVHKADTLSTVTNISSTESEESKPSFTFSAVQPKLESQWREVDWTEEQRTSLMKTISSHRPSCEEVTQTRVLLLGPVSSGKSSFISSVQSVFNGRVTNRAMVGCSSTSFTKKSFNIRGQKGEDPIGLVLCDIMGLGDGEMTGLTLHDILSVIKGHVPEGHKFSPDQPVRSETSGYVKRPSLKDKIQCVAFVVDASKISTYPKGLSTTFQQLREHISDLGVHQVALLTHVDKICSETAKDVTQVYESRIIRDMMGKAAALLGMSTSYIVPVKNYSSELDLDVNTDVLLLSAVDHILQYADLYFQDNTQNTGLKPDFY; encoded by the exons ATGAG TacaaaaaatatagttttttcaAGTTGTGTGAGGAGAAAGAAGACGCGGGAGAATAACAGCAGAGAGGGAAG TTTTACCAGCTTTAGTTTGGGGAATCCCATAACCACAACTCCTTTATCCCAAGTTTTACTGGCCAAGGAAGTGCACAAGGCAGATACTCTCAGCACAGTTACAAACATCAGTTCAACAGAGAGTGAGGAGAGCAAACCTTCATTTACATTCTCAG CAGTTCAGCCAAAGTTGGAATCTCAATGGAGAGAAGTGGATTGGACAGAAGA GCAAAGGACGAGCCTGATGAAGACGATCAGCTCCCACAGACCGAGCTGTGAGGAGGTGACTCAGACTCGGGTTCTCCTCCTGGGCCCGGTCAGTTCTGGAAAGTCCAGCTTCATCAGTTCAGTCCAGTCTGTGTTTAATGGAAGAGTCACCAACCGGGCCATGGTGGGCTGCTCCTCAACCAGCTTCACCAAGAAG TCCTTCAACATCCGTGGTCAGAAGGGAGAGGATCCTATTGGACTGGTGCTGTGTGATATTATGGGCCTGGGTGATGGAGAAATGACTGGACTGACTCTCCATGACATCCTGTCTGTCATTAAAGGCCATGTACCTGAGGGACACAAG TTTAGCCCAGATCAGCCAGTGAGGTCAGAGACTTCTGGCTATGTGAAGAGGCCAAGTCTTAAAGACAAGATCCAATGTGTGGCCTTTGTGGTGGATGCCTCCAAAATCTCGACCTACCCCAAAGGCCTCAGCACCACTTTCCAACAGCTCCGAGAGCACATCAGTGACCTGG gtGTTCACCAGGTGGCTCTGCTGACCCACGTAGACAAGATTTGTTCAGAAACGGCCAAAGATGTCACCCAGGTTTACGAGAGCCGCATCATTCGGGACATG atgGGTAAAGCTGCAGCTCTATTGGGTATGTCCACCTCCTACATCGTCCCGGTGAAGAACTACTCATCAGAGTTGGACCTGGATGTGAACACTGATGTGCTTCTGCTTAGTGCTGTCGACCACATCCTGCAGTATGCTGACCTGTATTTCCAGGacaatacacaaaacacagggCTAAAGCCAGATTTTTACTGA
- the ifi44g gene encoding interferon-induced protein 44 isoform X4: MSFTSFSLGNPITTTPLSQVLLAKEVHKADTLSTVTNISSTESEESKPSFTFSAVQPKLESQWREVDWTEEQRTSLMKTISSHRPSCEEVTQTRVLLLGPVSSGKSSFISSVQSVFNGRVTNRAMVGCSSTSFTKKLQSFNIRGQKGEDPIGLVLCDIMGLGDGEMTGLTLHDILSVIKGHVPEGHKFSPDQPVRSETSGYVKRPSLKDKIQCVAFVVDASKISTYPKGLSTTFQQLREHISDLGVHQVALLTHVDKICSETAKDVTQVYESRIIRDMMGKAAALLGMSTSYIVPVKNYSSELDLDVNTDVLLLSAVDHILQYADLYFQDNTQNTGLKPDFY, translated from the exons ATGAG TTTTACCAGCTTTAGTTTGGGGAATCCCATAACCACAACTCCTTTATCCCAAGTTTTACTGGCCAAGGAAGTGCACAAGGCAGATACTCTCAGCACAGTTACAAACATCAGTTCAACAGAGAGTGAGGAGAGCAAACCTTCATTTACATTCTCAG CAGTTCAGCCAAAGTTGGAATCTCAATGGAGAGAAGTGGATTGGACAGAAGA GCAAAGGACGAGCCTGATGAAGACGATCAGCTCCCACAGACCGAGCTGTGAGGAGGTGACTCAGACTCGGGTTCTCCTCCTGGGCCCGGTCAGTTCTGGAAAGTCCAGCTTCATCAGTTCAGTCCAGTCTGTGTTTAATGGAAGAGTCACCAACCGGGCCATGGTGGGCTGCTCCTCAACCAGCTTCACCAAGAAG CTACAGTCCTTCAACATCCGTGGTCAGAAGGGAGAGGATCCTATTGGACTGGTGCTGTGTGATATTATGGGCCTGGGTGATGGAGAAATGACTGGACTGACTCTCCATGACATCCTGTCTGTCATTAAAGGCCATGTACCTGAGGGACACAAG TTTAGCCCAGATCAGCCAGTGAGGTCAGAGACTTCTGGCTATGTGAAGAGGCCAAGTCTTAAAGACAAGATCCAATGTGTGGCCTTTGTGGTGGATGCCTCCAAAATCTCGACCTACCCCAAAGGCCTCAGCACCACTTTCCAACAGCTCCGAGAGCACATCAGTGACCTGG gtGTTCACCAGGTGGCTCTGCTGACCCACGTAGACAAGATTTGTTCAGAAACGGCCAAAGATGTCACCCAGGTTTACGAGAGCCGCATCATTCGGGACATG atgGGTAAAGCTGCAGCTCTATTGGGTATGTCCACCTCCTACATCGTCCCGGTGAAGAACTACTCATCAGAGTTGGACCTGGATGTGAACACTGATGTGCTTCTGCTTAGTGCTGTCGACCACATCCTGCAGTATGCTGACCTGTATTTCCAGGacaatacacaaaacacagggCTAAAGCCAGATTTTTACTGA
- the ifi44g gene encoding interferon-induced protein 44 isoform X2, producing MSTKNIVFSSCVRRKKTRENNSREGSFTSFSLGNPITTTPLSQVLLAKEVHKADTLSTVTNISSTESEESKPSFTFSVQPKLESQWREVDWTEEQRTSLMKTISSHRPSCEEVTQTRVLLLGPVSSGKSSFISSVQSVFNGRVTNRAMVGCSSTSFTKKLQSFNIRGQKGEDPIGLVLCDIMGLGDGEMTGLTLHDILSVIKGHVPEGHKFSPDQPVRSETSGYVKRPSLKDKIQCVAFVVDASKISTYPKGLSTTFQQLREHISDLGVHQVALLTHVDKICSETAKDVTQVYESRIIRDMMGKAAALLGMSTSYIVPVKNYSSELDLDVNTDVLLLSAVDHILQYADLYFQDNTQNTGLKPDFY from the exons ATGAG TacaaaaaatatagttttttcaAGTTGTGTGAGGAGAAAGAAGACGCGGGAGAATAACAGCAGAGAGGGAAG TTTTACCAGCTTTAGTTTGGGGAATCCCATAACCACAACTCCTTTATCCCAAGTTTTACTGGCCAAGGAAGTGCACAAGGCAGATACTCTCAGCACAGTTACAAACATCAGTTCAACAGAGAGTGAGGAGAGCAAACCTTCATTTACATTCTCAG TTCAGCCAAAGTTGGAATCTCAATGGAGAGAAGTGGATTGGACAGAAGA GCAAAGGACGAGCCTGATGAAGACGATCAGCTCCCACAGACCGAGCTGTGAGGAGGTGACTCAGACTCGGGTTCTCCTCCTGGGCCCGGTCAGTTCTGGAAAGTCCAGCTTCATCAGTTCAGTCCAGTCTGTGTTTAATGGAAGAGTCACCAACCGGGCCATGGTGGGCTGCTCCTCAACCAGCTTCACCAAGAAG CTACAGTCCTTCAACATCCGTGGTCAGAAGGGAGAGGATCCTATTGGACTGGTGCTGTGTGATATTATGGGCCTGGGTGATGGAGAAATGACTGGACTGACTCTCCATGACATCCTGTCTGTCATTAAAGGCCATGTACCTGAGGGACACAAG TTTAGCCCAGATCAGCCAGTGAGGTCAGAGACTTCTGGCTATGTGAAGAGGCCAAGTCTTAAAGACAAGATCCAATGTGTGGCCTTTGTGGTGGATGCCTCCAAAATCTCGACCTACCCCAAAGGCCTCAGCACCACTTTCCAACAGCTCCGAGAGCACATCAGTGACCTGG gtGTTCACCAGGTGGCTCTGCTGACCCACGTAGACAAGATTTGTTCAGAAACGGCCAAAGATGTCACCCAGGTTTACGAGAGCCGCATCATTCGGGACATG atgGGTAAAGCTGCAGCTCTATTGGGTATGTCCACCTCCTACATCGTCCCGGTGAAGAACTACTCATCAGAGTTGGACCTGGATGTGAACACTGATGTGCTTCTGCTTAGTGCTGTCGACCACATCCTGCAGTATGCTGACCTGTATTTCCAGGacaatacacaaaacacagggCTAAAGCCAGATTTTTACTGA